In a single window of the Micrococcaceae bacterium Sec5.7 genome:
- a CDS encoding recombinase family protein: MRIGYGRVSTHEQHPEAQHDALLAVGCEQIFIDTASGKLARRPELDKALLSVNRAGDQLVVTKLDRLGRSLENLIELSNTLQGRGVDLVVLDQGIDTSTSIGRMFFQILGSIAEFEHSLMSERTRDGLAAARARGRTGGQKPKLGPRQVKLAREMYEEKGPDGKRAHTVEHIAQEFGVTRPTIYRHLAKP, encoded by the coding sequence ATGCGAATCGGATACGGTCGGGTCTCCACCCATGAACAGCATCCTGAGGCCCAACATGATGCGCTGCTCGCTGTTGGCTGTGAGCAGATATTCATCGACACAGCCTCAGGAAAACTGGCCCGCAGACCGGAGCTCGACAAAGCCCTGCTCTCCGTCAACCGGGCCGGCGACCAGCTCGTCGTCACCAAACTCGACCGGCTCGGCCGGTCGTTGGAAAACCTCATCGAACTCTCCAACACCCTGCAGGGGCGCGGTGTGGATTTGGTGGTTCTTGACCAGGGCATCGATACTTCCACCTCCATTGGGCGGATGTTCTTCCAGATCCTCGGCTCGATCGCTGAATTCGAGCACTCCCTGATGTCCGAACGAACCCGGGACGGGCTGGCCGCGGCCCGTGCACGGGGCCGGACCGGCGGCCAGAAACCAAAACTCGGTCCCCGGCAGGTCAAGCTTGCCCGCGAAATGTATGAAGAAAAAGGCCCCGACGGGAAACGTGCCCATACCGTCGAGCACATCGCCCAGGAATTCGGCGTCACCCGGCCCACCATCTACCGGCACCTCGCGAAACCATGA
- a CDS encoding IS30 family transposase: MQAGDFITEAVAPINTSRRTGRRVLAEAGGVRPRRGRDLKGRCLTFAQREEIAVLRAQGRSLRQIGAVVGRAASTVSRELRRNSVAGLPYRATSAHALAYERASRPKPAKLHTNPVLRAKVEGDLKKKYSPEQIAGRLQVEFPDEPEMRVSPETIYQSLYVQSRGALNRDLAACLRTGRAIRQPCRKAGQRKNRIPGMINISERPPEVQDRAVPGHWEGDLIIGKGNQSAIGTLVERTTNYTMLVHLPDGYKAEQMRDALTAKIKTLPEALRHSLTWDQGIEMQDWKTVKIDTGIEIYFCDPHSPWQRGLNENTNGLLRQYFPKGTDLSIHSAADLDWVAQELNDRPRKRLEFRKPIELIENLLLQ; encoded by the coding sequence ATGCAGGCGGGTGATTTCATCACCGAAGCCGTGGCTCCGATCAATACGAGCCGGCGGACTGGGCGCCGGGTTCTCGCGGAGGCCGGGGGTGTCAGGCCCCGGCGGGGCCGGGATCTGAAGGGCCGTTGCCTGACCTTCGCCCAGCGAGAGGAGATCGCGGTGCTGCGCGCCCAGGGACGATCATTGCGGCAGATCGGGGCCGTGGTCGGCAGAGCGGCGTCGACGGTGTCCAGGGAGCTGCGGCGCAACTCGGTGGCAGGATTGCCCTACCGGGCGACGTCGGCTCACGCGCTGGCGTATGAGCGGGCTTCGCGGCCGAAACCGGCGAAACTGCACACCAATCCGGTGTTGCGTGCGAAGGTGGAAGGGGACCTGAAAAAGAAGTACTCACCGGAGCAGATCGCAGGACGCCTGCAGGTTGAGTTTCCCGATGAGCCGGAGATGCGGGTGTCACCTGAGACCATTTACCAGTCCCTCTACGTTCAGTCCCGCGGAGCACTCAACCGCGATCTGGCCGCGTGTTTGCGCACCGGGCGGGCTATCAGGCAGCCCTGCAGGAAGGCCGGCCAGCGGAAGAACCGGATCCCGGGGATGATCAATATCTCCGAACGCCCACCCGAGGTTCAGGACCGGGCCGTGCCAGGGCATTGGGAAGGGGATTTAATCATCGGCAAGGGGAATCAGTCCGCGATCGGGACGCTGGTCGAGCGGACCACCAATTACACGATGCTCGTGCACCTGCCGGACGGGTACAAGGCCGAGCAGATGCGTGATGCGCTGACCGCGAAGATCAAGACGCTCCCCGAGGCGCTGCGGCATTCCCTGACCTGGGATCAGGGCATCGAGATGCAGGACTGGAAAACCGTGAAGATCGACACCGGCATCGAGATCTACTTCTGCGACCCGCACTCGCCCTGGCAGCGCGGCCTCAATGAAAACACCAATGGCCTGCTGCGCCAGTATTTCCCCAAGGGCACGGACCTGAGCATCCACAGCGCCGCAGATCTCGACTGGGTTGCCCAGGAACTCAACGACCGGCCGCGGAAAAGACTAGAGTTCAGGAAACCGATCGAACTGATCGAAAACCTCCTGTTGCAATGA
- a CDS encoding transposase produces MTDRKKYTQQFKDEAVELVISSGRQISQVCLEIGVLEGTLGNWVRKYRENHPDRVTAGQEKAPVSWEQHQKALAEIARLKQDVDFLGKVSAFFVAKQR; encoded by the coding sequence ATGACCGATCGTAAGAAGTACACGCAGCAGTTCAAGGATGAGGCTGTTGAGCTGGTGATTTCCTCTGGCCGTCAGATCTCACAGGTGTGTCTGGAGATAGGCGTCCTTGAAGGCACGCTGGGGAACTGGGTGCGCAAGTACCGGGAGAATCATCCGGATCGGGTAACCGCTGGCCAGGAGAAGGCGCCGGTGTCTTGGGAGCAGCATCAGAAGGCGCTGGCTGAGATTGCCAGGCTGAAGCAGGACGTCGATTTCCTGGGAAAAGTCAGCGCCTTCTTTGTTGCGAAGCAACGGTAG
- a CDS encoding MFS transporter, with amino-acid sequence MAWASYASFAAFGVFWGTWGASIPRIRSQAGISDGQLGAALLFIGAGALPAMLLTGRIIDRFGVRITAAVTLILLGASGLIVALAATGFASLCFGLLLVGAASGAADVAINSAAGSAEKLASTPVITRSHGMFSAFVVVSSLVVGLLTALGTGTTFSFVLVVAASMIVSGYLLHASSAEVPSDRQRIRAETGDLRHRRADPASGVPVLAILLVGILGAMAFASENAHQSWAAVFFEDELGTGAALGSTAPAVFAAVVAITRFSTGGLQPAYATRTLVLGAAAASVGAAMLSAAPNVIVALIGLAVAAAGTAVLYPTLLGIVSRSTEEATRGRTTSLLTTISYLGFLLGPVYVGLWSEAAGLRAAMAAIAALCAVLLALTPVLLRIRRKLTDPSSPPHIANTANTAHHPKQDDDAREHDLAE; translated from the coding sequence TTGGCGTGGGCGTCCTATGCGTCCTTTGCAGCGTTCGGTGTTTTCTGGGGCACCTGGGGTGCGAGTATTCCAAGAATCAGGTCCCAAGCCGGCATCTCGGACGGGCAGCTCGGCGCGGCACTGTTGTTCATCGGAGCCGGGGCGCTGCCGGCGATGCTTCTGACCGGCAGGATCATTGACCGCTTCGGAGTGCGGATCACCGCGGCCGTCACACTCATTCTGCTGGGGGCCTCCGGACTGATCGTGGCCCTTGCCGCAACGGGATTCGCCAGCCTGTGCTTCGGGTTGCTCCTGGTTGGTGCGGCCAGTGGGGCAGCCGACGTGGCGATCAATTCGGCGGCAGGGTCCGCGGAAAAGCTTGCTTCCACACCAGTGATCACCCGCTCCCATGGCATGTTCTCCGCATTCGTGGTGGTCTCCAGCCTTGTTGTTGGACTGTTGACTGCGCTGGGCACCGGCACCACCTTCTCCTTCGTCCTGGTCGTTGCCGCGTCAATGATCGTCAGCGGGTATCTGCTCCATGCTTCTTCTGCTGAAGTGCCCAGCGATCGACAACGCATTAGGGCGGAAACGGGCGACCTGCGTCATCGCCGCGCCGACCCCGCTTCAGGTGTCCCTGTTCTGGCGATCTTGCTGGTGGGAATTCTTGGGGCGATGGCCTTTGCTAGTGAGAATGCCCATCAGAGTTGGGCGGCCGTGTTCTTCGAAGACGAACTCGGCACCGGGGCGGCCCTGGGTTCTACCGCTCCTGCGGTGTTCGCTGCCGTCGTCGCCATCACACGCTTCAGCACCGGAGGACTACAACCGGCCTACGCAACAAGAACACTGGTCCTCGGTGCCGCCGCGGCCAGTGTCGGTGCAGCAATGCTCTCCGCCGCGCCGAACGTTATCGTGGCCTTGATCGGACTGGCAGTAGCCGCCGCCGGCACAGCAGTGCTGTACCCAACGTTGCTGGGTATCGTCTCGCGCTCCACCGAAGAGGCCACCCGCGGGCGGACAACTTCCCTACTCACTACGATTTCCTATCTTGGATTCCTCTTGGGCCCCGTCTATGTAGGACTGTGGTCCGAAGCCGCCGGACTGCGCGCAGCGATGGCCGCCATAGCGGCCCTGTGTGCGGTCCTACTTGCCCTCACGCCGGTCCTCCTGCGGATCCGGCGGAAGCTCACCGATCCCTCCTCGCCACCGCACATTGCGAATACCGCGAATACCGCCCACCACCCGAAACAGGATGATGATGCTCGAGAACATGATCTGGCTGAATGA
- a CDS encoding LacI family DNA-binding transcriptional regulator, with product MSPAAPESKITLSEVAREAGVSVMTASYTYSTPSRVSAASREKVLTAAEVLGYPGPDPSARSLRTGTSGALGVVLGETLSYAFDDPQATRFLAGIADVCAEHGLAMTILPTNGSADDDQRIRAAAVDAFVVWTTTDDDPVLEALALTGRPTIIHAGPKKKAFGLVGIDDRAAAQAVAALGLQQSQRPAIITFPFTKERVEMISMGPDPATATFPVTRNRLLGYQDALTAAGFQWENVEVASCSINSFGEGARAAGRLLARPNPPDTILAMSDELALGTLEAASKAGIHVPGSLAVTGWDASDAASVKQVTTVQQNLRQQGAACALAAITGASSPAPHSWQLITGKTTR from the coding sequence ATGTCACCTGCAGCACCGGAATCCAAAATCACCCTCAGTGAGGTAGCCCGCGAGGCTGGAGTCTCGGTGATGACCGCTTCCTACACCTACAGCACGCCCTCCCGCGTCTCGGCAGCGTCCCGGGAGAAAGTCCTTACCGCCGCCGAGGTGCTCGGATATCCAGGGCCCGACCCCAGCGCCCGGTCGCTGCGCACGGGAACCAGCGGCGCTCTCGGGGTCGTTCTGGGAGAGACCCTGTCTTACGCCTTCGATGACCCCCAGGCGACACGCTTTCTTGCCGGGATCGCAGATGTCTGTGCGGAACATGGTTTGGCCATGACCATTCTCCCGACCAACGGATCTGCTGACGATGATCAGCGCATCCGCGCAGCAGCGGTAGATGCCTTCGTTGTGTGGACCACGACGGACGATGACCCGGTACTTGAGGCCCTTGCCCTGACTGGGAGGCCAACCATCATCCATGCCGGACCAAAGAAAAAGGCATTCGGTCTGGTGGGCATCGACGATCGCGCCGCTGCACAAGCGGTCGCAGCATTAGGCCTACAACAGAGCCAACGCCCTGCCATCATCACCTTTCCCTTCACCAAGGAAAGAGTCGAGATGATCAGCATGGGTCCTGACCCGGCGACAGCGACGTTCCCCGTCACGCGTAACCGGCTCCTGGGATACCAGGACGCACTCACCGCGGCAGGGTTCCAATGGGAGAATGTTGAAGTGGCTTCTTGCTCCATCAACAGTTTTGGTGAAGGAGCACGAGCCGCCGGCCGATTGCTGGCTCGCCCGAATCCTCCAGACACCATTCTCGCGATGAGTGATGAATTAGCCCTGGGAACTTTAGAGGCCGCATCGAAAGCCGGCATTCACGTTCCAGGGAGCCTTGCCGTGACGGGCTGGGATGCCTCCGATGCCGCGTCAGTGAAACAGGTGACCACCGTTCAACAGAACCTTCGCCAACAAGGCGCCGCATGCGCCCTAGCCGCCATCACCGGCGCTTCTTCACCCGCACCACACTCATGGCAACTCATCACCGGAAAAACAACACGATAA
- a CDS encoding IS3 family transposase — MEAEKANHPIAWLCRVLKVSRASFYRWRNPAGPSPRAVRHQRLVAEVTDLFEKEKGRAGRDQLTLMLNAKGVQVSAPTVGAVMREQGLRAVRTRAWKQTTVQDPQAKTAHIRNHMLDQDGKRDFTSTVPGARLCGDITYLRTGEGWLYLATVIDLCTGMIIGWAMADHMRARLCTDALAMARDHGYLEAETTVFHSDYAEEVVKPRTGSVGPYFRGFVPCSSA; from the coding sequence ATCGAAGCAGAGAAGGCGAATCATCCGATCGCCTGGTTGTGTCGGGTCCTGAAGGTATCCCGGGCCTCTTTCTACCGGTGGCGCAACCCCGCGGGTCCTTCCCCGCGGGCCGTCCGGCACCAGCGGCTGGTTGCCGAGGTTACTGACCTGTTCGAGAAGGAAAAGGGCCGCGCTGGCCGTGACCAGCTGACCCTGATGCTCAATGCCAAGGGCGTGCAGGTCTCCGCCCCCACGGTCGGGGCGGTCATGCGCGAGCAGGGCCTGCGGGCCGTACGCACCAGGGCGTGGAAGCAGACCACCGTGCAGGACCCGCAGGCCAAGACCGCGCACATCCGCAACCACATGCTCGATCAGGACGGGAAGCGGGACTTCACCTCCACGGTGCCCGGTGCCCGTCTCTGCGGGGACATCACGTATCTGCGCACCGGCGAGGGATGGCTGTATCTGGCAACCGTGATCGACCTGTGCACGGGCATGATCATCGGCTGGGCGATGGCCGATCACATGCGCGCCAGGCTCTGTACCGACGCGCTGGCAATGGCCCGTGACCACGGGTATCTCGAAGCAGAAACAACGGTGTTTCACTCTGATTATGCCGAGGAAGTCGTTAAGCCGAGGACTGGCTCTGTGGGCCCGTATTTCCGGGGGTTTGTGCCTTGTTCCTCGGCTTAA